One window from the genome of Engraulis encrasicolus isolate BLACKSEA-1 chromosome 16, IST_EnEncr_1.0, whole genome shotgun sequence encodes:
- the LOC134466516 gene encoding uncharacterized protein LOC134466516 isoform X2 has translation MEHFGLQKVSDVPDGFIPSDIATGSPEEKRHWLTEAVSNVVDRFVTFQDISEFVSGVTDKATDLAEQQDRVLCRAAGCGRAFKYEKCRHKHEKQKHGLSAPPEVPKDTGRQSVLLVDHKKEHSEARLAFGFLLADLQDAVKEGDGERLLRLYSVALMLFKAYGHTQYAFSTLLLTVQVNCTLSPRLAHSLTWNRFWNGKGGRGRNVSLDLHLEHLNNFLKSFLTRSGPNLTEQTASRVSRSLGIWKELMDTTDSELEVSRSTGAHHAARQTEDILILVEVFQDAELFKENPGREFSVFPKFRRDLLLKLKQSDLRAWLKSKLKEWQNNPI, from the exons ATGGAGCACTTTGGGCTACAGAAAGTGTCAG ACGTCCCAGATGGCTTTATCCCTTCTGACATCGCAACGGGCTCACCTGAGGAGAAAAGGCACTGGCTGACAGAGGCAGTCTCCAACGTCGTTGACAGATTTGTCACTTTTCAAGACATTTCGGAGTTTGTCAGCGGTGTCACAGACAAAGCCACTGACCTTGCCGAACAGCAAGACAGGGTCCTCTGCCGTGCAGCAGGCTGTGGGCGTGCATTTAAATATGAGAAATGTAGGCACAAGCACGAAAAACAAAAGCATGGCTTGTCAGCTCCTCCTGAAGTACCCAAAGATACTGGCAGACAAAGTGTCTTGTTGGTGGACCACAAAAAAGAACACTCAGAAGCTAGGCTGGCATTTGGCTTCCTCCTGGCTGACCTGCAGGATGCGGTGAAGGAGGGTGATGGGGAGAGGCTGCTGAGACTATACAGTGTAGCCCTAATGCTGTTCAAGGCTTACGGTCACACACAGTACGCCTTCAGCACACTCCTCCTGACAGTACAGGTGAATTGCACTCTTTCTCCAAGGTTAGCGCACAGCCTGACATGGAACCGTTTTTGGAATggcaagggaggaagaggaagaaatgtGTCCTTGGACCTACACCTGGAACACTTAAACAATTTTCTCAAATCCTTCCTGACACGCAGTGGCCCAAATCTCACTGAACAAACCGCATCCAGGGTGAGCAGGTCCCTTGGAATCTGGAAGGAGTTAATGGACACCACAGATTCAGAGCTAGAGGTGTCCAGGTCCACAGGTGCCCACCATGCTGCTCGTCAGACTGAGGATATCCTCATTCTGGTGGAAGTCTTTCAAGACGCAGAGCTCTTCAAGGAGAACCCTGGCAGGGAGTTTTCTGTTTTTCCCAAGTTTAGGCGTGATCTACTGCTTAAACTCAAACAGTCTGACTTGAGGGCATGGTTAAAGTCTAAATTAAAGGAGTGGCAGAACAACCCAATTTAA
- the LOC134466516 gene encoding uncharacterized protein LOC134466516 isoform X1, producing the protein MLQAIAIINNKSCPYRCSNAKRGPHAAFNAYKEFVRKDTTALFLAAAMEHFGLQKVSDVPDGFIPSDIATGSPEEKRHWLTEAVSNVVDRFVTFQDISEFVSGVTDKATDLAEQQDRVLCRAAGCGRAFKYEKCRHKHEKQKHGLSAPPEVPKDTGRQSVLLVDHKKEHSEARLAFGFLLADLQDAVKEGDGERLLRLYSVALMLFKAYGHTQYAFSTLLLTVQVNCTLSPRLAHSLTWNRFWNGKGGRGRNVSLDLHLEHLNNFLKSFLTRSGPNLTEQTASRVSRSLGIWKELMDTTDSELEVSRSTGAHHAARQTEDILILVEVFQDAELFKENPGREFSVFPKFRRDLLLKLKQSDLRAWLKSKLKEWQNNPI; encoded by the exons ATGTTACAAGCCATTGCCATCATTAATAACAAGTCATGTCCTTACAGATGCAGCAATGCGAAACGCGGCCCACATGCTGCTTTCAATGCATATAAAGAATTTGTGAGAAAGGACACTACGGCTCTCTTCTTAGCTGCTGCTATGGAGCACTTTGGGCTACAGAAAGTGTCAG ACGTCCCAGATGGCTTTATCCCTTCTGACATCGCAACGGGCTCACCTGAGGAGAAAAGGCACTGGCTGACAGAGGCAGTCTCCAACGTCGTTGACAGATTTGTCACTTTTCAAGACATTTCGGAGTTTGTCAGCGGTGTCACAGACAAAGCCACTGACCTTGCCGAACAGCAAGACAGGGTCCTCTGCCGTGCAGCAGGCTGTGGGCGTGCATTTAAATATGAGAAATGTAGGCACAAGCACGAAAAACAAAAGCATGGCTTGTCAGCTCCTCCTGAAGTACCCAAAGATACTGGCAGACAAAGTGTCTTGTTGGTGGACCACAAAAAAGAACACTCAGAAGCTAGGCTGGCATTTGGCTTCCTCCTGGCTGACCTGCAGGATGCGGTGAAGGAGGGTGATGGGGAGAGGCTGCTGAGACTATACAGTGTAGCCCTAATGCTGTTCAAGGCTTACGGTCACACACAGTACGCCTTCAGCACACTCCTCCTGACAGTACAGGTGAATTGCACTCTTTCTCCAAGGTTAGCGCACAGCCTGACATGGAACCGTTTTTGGAATggcaagggaggaagaggaagaaatgtGTCCTTGGACCTACACCTGGAACACTTAAACAATTTTCTCAAATCCTTCCTGACACGCAGTGGCCCAAATCTCACTGAACAAACCGCATCCAGGGTGAGCAGGTCCCTTGGAATCTGGAAGGAGTTAATGGACACCACAGATTCAGAGCTAGAGGTGTCCAGGTCCACAGGTGCCCACCATGCTGCTCGTCAGACTGAGGATATCCTCATTCTGGTGGAAGTCTTTCAAGACGCAGAGCTCTTCAAGGAGAACCCTGGCAGGGAGTTTTCTGTTTTTCCCAAGTTTAGGCGTGATCTACTGCTTAAACTCAAACAGTCTGACTTGAGGGCATGGTTAAAGTCTAAATTAAAGGAGTGGCAGAACAACCCAATTTAA